Genomic window (Ostrinia nubilalis chromosome 23, ilOstNubi1.1, whole genome shotgun sequence):
atttgtaaatgtaaaagcctaactgtaacataggtttcaagtgattttgcatacctagtaacattctcaattacatTTCTACAAAAAAACTGTTACTTGATCTTCTGTATTGGTTTGTGTCAAGTTTTCAGTTATCGACACTTCCATTCAACTAATGCTTCGGTTTGCAATatgaacatgcaataaataaccCGACtgatcgacgatctggtcagCAGAAGTTCGCGGGAagtaggtacctggatgcgggcagcgtaggaccggtcgttttggaaatccttgggggaggcctttgtccagcagtggacgtcatttggctgaaacgaacgaagtaaaAATAAACTACCATTTTAATCTACGATTTATTTCGTTTCAAGACTAATCCCTCGTTCCTGTATAGCCAGAAACTGTTAGGGCTCCAacgaaacccaaccagtgaaagataagtaggtattcccAGAGGTTAGCCTAGCTTACTGTCTTGGAACGACGAATTTAATCTGAAGAATACCTATAGTTACCTAGACTAGAAGGACTTCgaattaaatctatactaatattataaagttgaagagtttgtttgtttgtttacctgaacgcgctaatctccggaactactggtccaatttgaaaaattctttcagtgttagatagcccattcatcgaggaaggctataggctatacaacatcacgctactatcaataggagcagagcaataatgaaaaatgttgcgaaaacggattttcacgcgtacgaagtcgcgggcacagctaataGTTAACTTATATAATTCGAagtttttttgttataaaatatctGTATTATTTTTGGTACTTCGTTAAACGTGTTTTGGAAAAGTTAATTTGACTAGCTTGTTTTTATCCTAATATGTACCGAACTAATATTATTGGTTACATTACGGAAACTTGTGACAGGTTGTTTGCTGTGACGAGCGCCATCTCGTGACAGGAGCGATACGTCTTGCAGTGTATGCACAGTGGATAGGTGTATGCGATAATCAGtgttttaataactttaaataactttaaaagcGAATACCGGAGTTCAAAAACACAAGAATGCCCGGAATTAGCAATCGATTTTGCACAGTGGTTATCCCTCcctaaaatacaaattattttttgcaCATTGTCGTTTATTTACCCATTTTTATTTACGCCTAAAGATATTTagggcagatttttcaatcgtcggataactcttaaaaaactgaaaaataacTTTGGCAGTTTCAGTAAGGGaaatacatcaaaataacaagcttattcttcagttaaaaaataatctgacgattgaaaaatccttATCAATGAAAGTTACTTTGATTAACATAAGATTGTTCTAAAACACAGGtcgtttcgttcgtttcagccaaatgacgtccactgctggaacaCACAAGTAACACAATTTAATAACCGCAACATAATTACAGGAAATAAGTTTCCCATAATTATCATGCCGGAAAATGATAATAACTAGTagatataatttaataaattatttctttattgaATCTGAATATTTCTTTGGTCCTGATTTTGAAGCAAGTTCATGTTTGATTTGTGGATGGCAAAATACTATAAAAAGCCATTTATTTTGAACAAGAATTATTGACTAATGACGCTTCTGTGTAATAAGTAGTGATTAaactctacaaatgtcaaacaTTTAAGATGATTTTCCAAATGAAACAtacaagaaagaaagaaaaatataatgtatAAATATGCCAAAAGGAACACTTGCTCAGCATAATATCCTGACGATTCAGGAGCATTTCaggacactgattttcagcaggTGCCTTGGGCACTAAAAGCCTGTAGTGATAACGGAAAATCCAGTTTGTATTTAAATAGTTGGATAGTGTCTTGTTTTTTGGAAATGCTTTTACGTCACATAAAATCAACATTACAGCTCACAAAATAACAAAGAGGAAAGAAAACTACTTTCCTGCATAGCTTATTAATTCTTGAAGTATTTTGTTTGGTCACATTGACTTTGTGGCGCTCCCGCGTCGGTGTTTTAACGATAACAAgtttaaatatttgttacttacAAATGACAATGTTATGTTAGAGATTACCATGACCAGTACCTAtaagaaaactttttaaaaactaattttctaaataaaggctgaaactttcaataacaatttttttcttaaacTAAGAAATTTCATGCTACGAAAACGCGCATAATCACTAAGTCCATTAAGAGGAACCGATTGATAAAGTTTCGCTGCAATCATTATAACTCAATTAGATGGTTAGTAATATCTAAAaacattacatatttttttggaaaatcgtTCTTATTACAACCACATAAGATACcggtatttatgtaaaacgtcgTCCATGCATGATCTAATATCGCCCAAAAAAAATCGGCTATTTTCCTTATCTCTACATTTCCCGCACTTACTTGTCACACTCTCGCATAACTCGCTCCGCGCATATAAAACAACGCCACGCAATTAGCACCTCAGTAACGAACGACCGACGTCAAGATGCGTGCCTTAACAATCCTGTCGATTTTCTGCCTCATCGCTGCCTACAACTGCCAGAGCCACGACCTGGCTCTAGGCCAAGCAACGTACGGAGATGTCGTGATATACAAAGTGAACGAATACAAATACGGATTCCCTTTGATGGTCAGGAAAAGCGACATTGAATACCCAGAGGCGGGACAAACCAACTTTGCTTACATCAGAGCTATCTTCATAAAGGACAACGTGAGAGACGGCACCGGGGGATACCCTACCGTGTCAGCTGGAGGCGTAGGACAAAGATTTGCCAAGATCAAGCTGAAGAGTCAAAGAGGCTACGGCTTCAACTTCACAGTGACCATCTACGGACGATACTGAACTCCTAAGTAGTGATGCTCGCCTAGTACTTTGTTGTGATACGGTGCCAAATATCATAgtgattttatatttattgcagtattaaattattttcgtTCTAAATTGTGTTCGTAATTTAAATAAGggttgatttttcaatcgtcagatatcttctAACCGAAGAATAAACTTTTCATTTTAACTTTTCCCTAAATGAAACTGTGAATGTTACAATTCTTGATTTACCTAATAGTTATTCGACAATTGAAAAATCACACTTAACACGCTGAGTTTATCTTTTGAGGTTTTCATCaaagtttctttaaaaaaaaaaaatagaaaagaacACTGTTTTTCCACAGTGATGTCACAACATAGGAAAGTTTTCGAATACATTTTAACATTTCTTTTGTTCAAACAAAaccattaggtacctacttgtattaGGATTCCCTGTTATCTCGaatatgtaaattaattaattaacatttaaatGTCAAGTTAACAAGGACATTAACAACTACTTGAATAATCTGAAACTGAAATAACtgaataacattgtttcaaaactcaACAAATGTACAAAAATTTTCACAATATGTAATCTTTATAATTTAAGAATACGGTTTGATTTTCTTATCGCTATTATAATTATTTGCCCTCGTACCATTGTAGTTACGTTAAGAGTTATAATAGCATTCTACTCACCTTATATCTTCAAGAACAAAACATAGTTTTCAGACAATAGCATCTTATGGGTATGGATAAAAATATAGTGCTCTATGACAGTAACTCTATCTGTTAGGTTTACACAGcgatacattttgaaaaaataaatcttgatttaataagtaagtatagGCACAGACAATATAATACTAGTGTATAGGGGATAATAATAATAGGGAATGAAAAatgataatattaaaaatatgtagtacaattAATAATATAGTAAGTGCTCCAAATAACTCTGTCAGTCTATTAGGCTTCAAGTTGGCGCTTAGGTATTTGATTTTCCTTAAACTGACTCTATACCTACTAAATTTTTTATCAGGTTCTGTAATCCAGGCGTCACAACAGAGagaagttttgaattttaattttgcaaTACATATCTAGTAAGTATAGAttctttcaataaattaaaagagGTAAGCGCACTCTAACAATACAGTCATCAATGAGTCAATATTTGCTCAAGCAATGAAGCACAATATCTAGAATAACGATAAATGAAATCGTTAACTAAATAGATTATGTTTGCACAGCATGACAGTCTGACACAATCGCTGAACACACATTTCCTCAGTGTAACCCAAATATAAACAGGTAAagttgaaatatttgttaatcaGACGAACAAActgtagtataaaaataaatgctgCTTAAAAATTTTCATTATCATTATCGTTCGTTACATAGGCAACTGTGCTTGCTGGTTCAAATTCCGCTGGGACAATATGTTAGAGTAATCGAGTTACAGAAGATACAGTATCTAAATAATAGCTGTTTGTTTATCAAAAGAAGTTCCCATAGTCCGAACTAAGTATATTACCTATTCGAATTAAAATTCTTTATGGTGCTATTGCTATACCACAACTTACAAAGGATCTTCAAAAATTAGGCCAGTTAACCTGCTTAATAATGCTAATGTTGTATTAAACGTTATTACTTTATTAGGTAATTCAAATGTAGAGACAGATAATATTAGAGATGTAGAGATTTATCTATACTGTCATACTTAACCACAAAAAGCTCTACCAACAATAAAACGGTTTAAAAACATCACGTTCTTTGGTTAATTTAGAGTTAGACCATTTATTACCAAGAGAGAGGTCAAAATGCATTCGTAAATAACTCAAGTTGACAGTTCGTACATTTATTAACTTCAAACTATTATGGAGTATCTTAAATATTGTAATGTTAAAGCGACGTTTACTAAACGATgctatttgtaaatattatttgggATCACATTCCAAACTTGATAAAATGGTCATAGTTGAGGtaaagttaaagttttatttaacgaAGCTAACTATAACTTAGACCGACAAATAATTTACACAgtttatttggtaaatgtgaCATTACTATAACAAAATCCTAGACGAATTCAGGAGAATGGCAGTAGGATTCTAAAATTAAATCTAGAGCTGGtaaatttaatgttttaagACTAGAATTTGAGTGCTGAGAAACCAGTTACAGTTTGCAAAAACCCTAATGTGTATTGTTCCAGAATATAACATAAGGACTTCTCTAACCATTATTAAAAACCTAAAACCTTTTTCCAGCTCCATGGGTCTCCTAGACTTCGAGAAGTGGACGCACCGGGACCTCTTCGCCGAGAAGTCCAGGCTTTGCGCCAGGATCCGCGGCCTGACGCCTGGCCAGAGGCGCGTCTGCCGTCGCCACAGAGACCACATGCCTGTCGTCAGTGCTGGAGTGAAACAGGGGATTGAGGAGTGCCAGTACCAGTTTAGAGAGAGGCGATGGAACTGTACTATCACGGGAGATGGGACGGTGTTTGGACCCTTGACTCTGATAGGTAAGAACATAGTACTTATCCTCTCTAGCAAGAGACGCGTCTGATAAAGGTATAGAGACCATAATATGCAGATCGTCAGCGCTAGAGTGAAGCAGGAAATCGAGGAGTGCCCGCACCAGTTCAGGGAAAGGCGGTGGAATTTTACTATCACGGGAAATGGGAGAGTGTTTGGGCTTTTGACTCTGATAGGTAAGAACATGCTAATCCTCATAACCCAGAGGCATGTCTACTGAAGATACAGAGACCACATGCCGGTCGTCAGTGCCGGACTGAGGCAGGGAATCGAAGAGTGCCAGCCAGTTCCAGTTTAAGGAAAGGCGATGGAACTGTACCATTACGGGAGATGGGACGGTGTTTGGGTCCGTGATGCTAATAGGTAAGAACATACTAATCCTACCAGGCCAGAGGCGGTCTACTGAAGATACAGAGACCACATGCCTGTCGTCAGTGCTGGAGTAAAACAGGGGATTGAAGAGTGTCAACACCAGTTTAGAGAGAGGCGATGGAACTGTACTATTACGGGAGATGGGACGGTGTTTGGGCCTTTGACTCTAATAGGTAAGAacatagtaggtactttccTTTCTAGCAAGAGACGCGTCTGATGAAGGTATAGAGACCACATGCCGATCGTCAGTGCCGGAGTGAAGCAGGGAATCGAAGAGTGCCAGCACCAGTTTAGAGAGAGGCGGTGGAACTGTACTATCACGGGAGATGGGACGGTGTTTGGGCCCTTGACTTTAATAGGTAAGAACATAGTAATCCTACCAGGTCAGAGG
Coding sequences:
- the LOC135083452 gene encoding probable salivary secreted peptide — its product is MRALTILSIFCLIAAYNCQSHDLALGQATYGDVVIYKVNEYKYGFPLMVRKSDIEYPEAGQTNFAYIRAIFIKDNVRDGTGGYPTVSAGGVGQRFAKIKLKSQRGYGFNFTVTIYGRY